From a single Fulvivirga ulvae genomic region:
- the ligD gene encoding non-homologous end-joining DNA ligase — translation MKAGRRNIEISNEDKVIYQGQGVKADIINYYKEVAPLMLPHLANRPLMLQRFPDGIHKNGFYQKEASDYFPNWIKTATVSKEGGKVNHTICNNVATLVYLANQATIAFHTWLSIIPEVNYPDKFIIDLDPPSDEFVKVRTAALIIKSFFDEIGVTSFVMTTGSSGVHIVVPLDGKATFDQSRKIGGKIAIYLTRWHSDVFTTEKFIKKREGKIYFDIQRNGYAQTAVSPYSLRPLPHAPIATPLHWSELDNKNIHSRAFNISNILDRLAVVSDPWKGMRRHATGIQRLTMKLKKVPVSRVS, via the coding sequence ATGAAAGCAGGCCGGAGAAATATAGAGATCAGCAATGAAGACAAGGTGATCTACCAGGGGCAGGGAGTGAAGGCAGATATTATTAACTACTACAAAGAGGTAGCTCCTTTAATGCTGCCACACCTTGCAAACAGGCCGCTTATGCTGCAACGTTTTCCTGATGGTATTCATAAAAATGGTTTCTACCAGAAGGAGGCTTCAGACTATTTTCCAAACTGGATAAAGACTGCTACAGTATCGAAGGAAGGAGGGAAAGTTAACCATACCATTTGTAATAATGTAGCTACCCTTGTGTATCTGGCTAACCAGGCCACCATAGCCTTCCATACCTGGCTATCAATCATACCTGAGGTCAATTATCCTGATAAATTCATTATAGATCTTGATCCTCCCTCGGATGAATTTGTAAAGGTGAGAACTGCTGCACTTATTATTAAAAGTTTTTTTGATGAAATAGGAGTTACCTCTTTTGTGATGACCACAGGCTCTTCGGGTGTACATATCGTAGTGCCGCTGGACGGAAAGGCTACATTTGATCAAAGCCGAAAAATAGGAGGGAAAATAGCCATTTATCTTACGCGGTGGCATTCTGATGTTTTTACCACAGAGAAATTCATTAAGAAAAGAGAGGGGAAAATATACTTTGATATTCAGAGAAACGGCTATGCGCAGACAGCGGTCTCTCCTTATAGTTTAAGGCCCCTGCCTCATGCCCCTATAGCTACCCCATTGCATTGGAGCGAACTGGATAATAAAAATATACATTCGCGAGCTTTCAATATAAGCAACATATTGGATAGACTGGCGGTCGTTAGCGATCCCTGGAAAGGGATGAGGCGACATGCCACCGGCATACAAAGGCTAAC
- a CDS encoding NAD(P)/FAD-dependent oxidoreductase → MRKQKRLRWEKLQTWGIRKTERKRLVIVGGGFAGLHLIRNLQKSDIQVVLIDKRNHHTFQPLLYQVATSGLEADAVAYPLRKPLRRHPDYHFRMAEVKLIKAGDNVIVTNRGALAYDYLVIATGARTNYFGIESIQKHALPMKSVDEALKIRNRILQNFEDALLTHDPHERQKLTNVVIAGGGPTGVELAGSIAEFRRYIMPKDYADLDTERSRIYLIELLPELLASMSDEASAKSELYLQQLGVNIKKETKILSYNGEIVETDGENIPAKTMIWTGGVSGAFPEGINDELITKKGRIKADTTGKVKGYERIFALGDVASIETDEYPNGYPQLASVAVQQGKFMAENIIRMSKGKPLKPFKYKNNGTMATIGRKKAVVDLPGLKFQGAAAWLVWLGVHLFSLVGFKNRLVTFINWAWSYIRYDRETRLIIKD, encoded by the coding sequence ATGAGGAAACAGAAAAGACTCCGGTGGGAGAAATTGCAGACCTGGGGAATCAGGAAAACTGAGCGTAAGCGGCTGGTAATTGTTGGGGGTGGATTTGCCGGACTTCACCTTATTAGAAATCTTCAAAAGAGCGACATCCAGGTTGTACTTATTGATAAGCGCAACCACCATACCTTTCAACCTTTACTTTACCAGGTTGCTACTTCAGGTCTGGAGGCTGACGCGGTGGCATATCCACTGAGGAAGCCATTGCGCAGACATCCCGATTATCATTTCAGAATGGCTGAGGTTAAGCTCATAAAAGCCGGAGACAATGTGATTGTTACCAACCGTGGAGCCCTTGCCTATGACTACCTTGTGATAGCCACAGGTGCGCGTACTAATTATTTTGGCATAGAAAGTATTCAAAAACACGCGTTGCCAATGAAAAGTGTGGACGAAGCACTCAAAATCAGAAACCGGATTTTACAAAACTTTGAGGACGCCTTGCTTACCCATGATCCGCATGAGCGCCAAAAGCTTACCAACGTGGTAATAGCCGGTGGAGGGCCTACAGGTGTGGAGCTGGCGGGGTCAATTGCTGAATTCCGCCGGTATATTATGCCAAAAGACTATGCTGACCTTGATACGGAGCGGTCCAGAATATACCTTATCGAACTTTTACCGGAATTGCTGGCTTCCATGTCTGATGAGGCCTCTGCCAAATCGGAGTTGTACCTGCAGCAGCTTGGTGTGAATATTAAAAAGGAAACCAAAATACTCAGCTACAATGGTGAGATAGTTGAAACAGATGGAGAAAATATACCGGCTAAAACTATGATATGGACAGGGGGAGTGTCAGGTGCATTTCCCGAAGGTATTAATGATGAACTGATCACCAAAAAAGGAAGGATAAAGGCTGATACCACCGGGAAGGTAAAAGGGTATGAGCGAATATTTGCATTGGGGGACGTCGCTAGCATCGAGACCGATGAATACCCAAATGGCTATCCGCAGTTGGCATCTGTTGCCGTACAGCAGGGAAAATTCATGGCGGAGAACATTATACGGATGAGTAAGGGAAAACCATTAAAACCTTTCAAATATAAAAATAACGGAACTATGGCCACAATAGGCCGTAAAAAGGCCGTTGTAGATCTGCCAGGCCTAAAGTTTCAGGGTGCCGCTGCCTGGTTGGTATGGCTTGGGGTACACCTTTTTTCCCTGGTGGGTTTTAAAAACAGGCTGGTAACTTTTATAAACTGGGCCTGGAGCTACATCAGGTACGACAGGGAAACACGACTCATTATTAAAGATTAG
- a CDS encoding STAS/SEC14 domain-containing protein produces MIEILTSNHDNAVAIRMNGELTTKDYEPVVSLLEDKISKHGKINLYCEVGELEEVEPGAIWKDLKFDARHFNDFERVAMVGDKQWLEWGAKFARPFTSAQVEYFDMSEKARAMQWVVAESNVPH; encoded by the coding sequence ATGATTGAGATATTAACCAGCAACCACGATAATGCGGTAGCTATCCGTATGAACGGTGAGCTTACCACGAAAGATTATGAACCAGTAGTGAGCCTGCTGGAGGATAAAATAAGCAAACATGGAAAAATCAATCTCTACTGCGAAGTAGGCGAGCTGGAAGAGGTGGAGCCTGGTGCTATATGGAAAGATTTGAAATTTGATGCCCGGCATTTTAATGATTTTGAACGTGTGGCCATGGTAGGTGACAAGCAATGGCTGGAATGGGGAGCCAAATTTGCCAGGCCATTTACTTCAGCTCAGGTGGAATACTTCGATATGTCGGAGAAGGCCAGGGCCATGCAATGGGTAGTTGCAGAATCGAATGTACCACACTAA
- a CDS encoding metallophosphoesterase family protein: protein MKKTILFVALALACTSCFEYNPNQIILEDDEKDLTARNIALIKEKPAPTTIRFALMGDTQRFYDETEDFVKSINQYNDIDFVVHAGDISDFGLAQEFQWVHDIMSKVKFPYLTVIGNHDLLANGRKVYQEMYGAMDYSFEYGNYKFIMLNTNSREYEFDGTIPDLVWLRSQLENNPDNKKIIVISHIPPFDGDFDPDLEEEYASLLSADPNVLFSLHGHRHSFSDDEYYDDGVRYFVTTTTQKGGYAIVTLNPTDAQIEIVNY, encoded by the coding sequence ATGAAAAAAACCATACTATTTGTTGCCCTGGCTTTAGCATGTACGTCCTGTTTTGAATACAACCCTAACCAGATTATTCTTGAGGATGACGAGAAGGACCTTACCGCCAGAAATATTGCTTTGATAAAGGAAAAACCTGCCCCGACTACCATTAGATTTGCTTTAATGGGTGATACTCAGCGGTTTTATGATGAAACAGAAGATTTTGTCAAAAGCATCAACCAATATAACGACATTGATTTTGTGGTACATGCCGGAGATATATCTGACTTCGGCTTGGCTCAGGAATTTCAATGGGTACATGATATCATGTCCAAGGTCAAATTCCCATACCTTACGGTGATCGGTAACCATGATCTGCTCGCCAATGGCCGAAAGGTTTATCAGGAAATGTACGGAGCCATGGATTATTCGTTTGAATATGGCAACTACAAATTTATTATGCTCAATACCAACTCAAGGGAGTATGAATTTGACGGCACCATTCCTGACCTTGTATGGCTGCGTAGCCAACTGGAGAACAACCCTGACAATAAAAAAATAATTGTTATATCTCATATTCCTCCCTTTGATGGTGATTTCGATCCTGACCTCGAGGAAGAATATGCCTCTCTGCTATCTGCTGACCCCAATGTTTTATTTTCCCTGCATGGTCACCGCCATTCTTTTTCGGATGACGAATATTATGACGATGGCGTACGGTACTTCGTGACCACCACTACCCAGAAAGGTGGTTATGCCATAGTTACATTAAACCCAACTGATGCCCAAATAGAAATTGTTAATTACTAA
- a CDS encoding Ig-like domain-containing protein, whose product MQYIYKNISCHIAMFLMVILAFLVLPGQLFAYELDCSSVQAWSSSTVYTGGAEVQYNGNKYRANYWTQNNNPEEYSDPYEHWTNLGPCDGSGSNQPPSVALTAPSNGATYTEGDNIQLQASASDADGSVAKVEFYQGQTKLGEDTSSPYSLTLSNASAGSFSFTARAFDNEGASTTSSVVSVTVNSSGSGGSCSGVPQYVAGTAYSQNQEVQNVSKKYRCDIPGWCSSAAAWAYAPGEGQHWQDAWTYVSDCDGGGGDNENPSVSITSPANGSTYTAGDIVSISASASDTDGTVSKVEFFRNGTKIGEDTSSPYQVNWTSLAGNYSLTAKATDNDGGAATSAAVSITVESSGGGGDGELPKRLIVGYWHNFNNGSGTLKLRDVSDKWDVINIAFAEPSTPSGANMTFAPDPAIYPSVQEFKDDVALLRSRGKKVLISIGGANGAIDVSSSSDAQAFSSSMISLINEYGFSGMDIDLEGSSLSLVSGDTDFRNPTSPKIVHFIAGAQTVINSFGSDFILSMAPETAFVQGGYSTYAGAYGAYLPVIYAFRNQMDYIHVQHYNSGCMLGLDGRCYSQSTPDFHVAMAEMLLQGFPVASNPADFPALRVDQVAIGLPAAPAAAGGGYTTPANVHKALDYLIKGIPFGGSYTLINSGGYADFRGLMTWSINWDIANGYEFSNSHRPYLDALDGALTARMASGEEQLQPKEKVMGGYPNPFTFGATIDFHVKTNGHTSLVVYDNVGKRVAVLIDGPLNSGHHSVKWNASSVPTGIYFLRLTTGGDVINYKMYKE is encoded by the coding sequence ATGCAATATATCTATAAAAATATATCCTGCCATATTGCTATGTTTTTAATGGTAATACTGGCCTTTCTGGTCTTACCGGGCCAGCTATTTGCTTACGAACTGGACTGCAGCAGCGTACAGGCATGGAGTTCATCCACGGTTTATACCGGCGGAGCCGAGGTGCAATATAATGGCAATAAGTACCGCGCTAATTACTGGACACAGAATAACAATCCGGAAGAATACTCCGACCCCTATGAGCACTGGACCAACCTCGGGCCGTGTGATGGATCAGGCAGCAATCAGCCTCCTTCGGTAGCGTTGACAGCACCGTCAAATGGAGCTACTTATACAGAAGGTGATAATATCCAACTGCAAGCCAGTGCTTCGGATGCCGACGGTAGCGTAGCCAAAGTGGAATTTTACCAGGGGCAGACCAAATTGGGAGAAGACACTTCGTCGCCGTACAGTTTAACTTTAAGCAATGCCAGTGCAGGTAGTTTTTCATTTACAGCAAGAGCTTTTGACAATGAAGGTGCCAGCACGACATCATCAGTGGTATCAGTAACAGTGAACAGCTCGGGTTCTGGAGGAAGCTGTTCGGGTGTGCCTCAGTATGTGGCAGGTACGGCTTATAGTCAGAATCAGGAGGTGCAAAATGTCAGCAAAAAATATCGCTGCGATATCCCGGGGTGGTGCTCTTCGGCCGCTGCATGGGCTTATGCTCCGGGTGAAGGTCAGCACTGGCAGGATGCATGGACCTATGTCAGCGACTGCGATGGCGGTGGTGGTGATAATGAAAACCCTTCGGTTAGTATCACTTCTCCGGCTAATGGCAGCACCTATACTGCAGGTGACATCGTAAGTATATCAGCAAGTGCCAGCGATACAGATGGTACCGTTTCGAAGGTTGAGTTTTTCAGGAACGGAACCAAAATAGGTGAGGACACCTCCAGTCCGTATCAGGTAAACTGGACCAGCCTTGCAGGAAACTACTCTCTGACTGCCAAAGCTACTGATAATGACGGAGGTGCTGCTACTTCTGCTGCTGTATCCATAACAGTGGAATCTTCAGGTGGCGGTGGCGACGGTGAGCTACCCAAGCGACTTATAGTAGGATACTGGCATAATTTCAACAATGGCTCCGGTACCCTTAAGCTCAGGGATGTTTCTGACAAATGGGATGTAATCAATATAGCCTTTGCGGAACCTTCCACCCCGTCGGGAGCTAATATGACTTTTGCACCTGACCCTGCCATTTATCCTTCTGTTCAGGAGTTTAAAGACGATGTGGCATTACTTAGAAGCAGGGGTAAAAAAGTTTTGATATCTATTGGTGGAGCCAATGGGGCCATAGATGTCAGCAGCAGTTCGGATGCACAGGCATTCAGCAGCAGTATGATCAGCCTAATTAATGAATATGGCTTTAGTGGCATGGATATCGACCTGGAAGGGAGTTCATTATCTCTGGTTTCGGGCGATACCGACTTCAGGAACCCTACCTCACCTAAAATTGTACACTTCATAGCTGGGGCGCAAACTGTGATCAATAGCTTTGGCTCTGACTTTATCCTTTCCATGGCTCCGGAAACCGCCTTTGTGCAGGGTGGGTACAGTACTTACGCAGGTGCTTACGGCGCATATCTTCCTGTAATTTATGCTTTCAGAAATCAAATGGACTATATCCATGTGCAGCATTACAACTCAGGTTGTATGCTGGGGCTGGATGGCCGGTGCTACTCTCAAAGCACACCTGATTTTCATGTGGCTATGGCAGAAATGTTGTTGCAGGGTTTCCCCGTAGCCAGTAACCCTGCCGATTTCCCAGCTTTAAGGGTAGATCAGGTTGCTATAGGCTTGCCTGCCGCTCCGGCTGCTGCGGGTGGAGGATACACTACACCGGCTAATGTACATAAAGCACTGGATTACCTGATCAAAGGTATACCTTTTGGAGGAAGCTACACACTGATAAACTCCGGTGGATATGCTGACTTCAGAGGCCTGATGACCTGGTCAATCAACTGGGATATTGCCAATGGCTATGAATTTTCCAACAGCCACCGGCCGTATCTCGATGCACTGGATGGCGCTCTTACAGCACGGATGGCATCCGGTGAGGAGCAGCTTCAGCCAAAGGAAAAGGTTATGGGCGGATATCCTAATCCCTTTACTTTCGGGGCAACCATCGATTTTCATGTGAAAACCAATGGCCATACTTCGCTAGTCGTTTATGATAATGTAGGAAAGCGCGTGGCGGTATTGATTGATGGACCATTGAACAGCGGTCATCACTCCGTAAAGTGGAATGCCAGCAGCGTACCCACCGGTATTTATTTCCTCAGACTGACTACAGGAGGTGATGTGATCAATTACAAGATGTACAAAGAATAA
- a CDS encoding glycosyl hydrolase family 18 protein, which translates to MLLALIFFMAAGTAVAQNFSATWTQGQRLAPDFTGTLKVSNHTSSAVEDYYVEFELNPYYSQVTSYSGTISSLGNNRYKWTPPSWGGGTALGANASVDISVNAKYAGISIPPFNATMHGSNISASGFEVENLSPLFPSPCGKPQCAPASGYDPSKKIIAYYISWGVYGRNFHVQNIRADRMTHINFAFANINPSTYRIVVGDEFADLQKEGGSFDKLYQLKQYYPHLKTLISVGGWTWSTHFYEAAATAANRKAFAESVREFLVKYKFDGVDLDWEYPGGGGNDAGKGSPEDGVNYTKLVQAIRAELDAQQTIDGKYYYITAAVGAGTSKIDAMDVPGFFNVVDWVNIMTYDMNGAWANYTGHHAPLYNSAGDGVGNHPDGSPIIDPKFNVNSAIMHYISKGAPASKITAGLPIYSREWRNVQAGDSHGLYQPSTATQPPPGSWDEPGQPSGVHDYKDLVSDFINKNGYTRYWDDVAKAPYLYNPNQMGGHFISYEDNQSLDYKIDYIHSNSLAGAMYWESTQDVASGSNSLIDKIYDGIMAGGCSPNCPNNPPVAGISSPSSGSSFIQGTDITITATASDADGVVSKVEFYAGQTKLGEDLSSPYSYTWTNAPLGSHSLTVVATDDDNAQTTSGAVSITVNEPGSNEAPSVAITSPAEGTAVLEGAAITITADASDNDGNVVLVEFYEDGNKLGEDTSEPFSYTWNGAAVGAYGLTAKATDNEGAATISAVVNITVETSGGGDCGGLPQYVAGTSYNQDQEVKNLNQKFRCNVPGWCSSNAAWAYEPGAGQHWQDAWSLLGDCGGGDPDPDNEAPSVSITSPANGADFNEGDNITLTASATDSDGTVAKVEYFHGSTKIGEAISAPYTVTWSNVSAGSYTVTARATDNDGATGTSTAISVSVTTTGGGDCGGLPVWSASEIYTGGDQVQYNGTKYQANYWTQNNNPAEFSDPYEHWTNIGACGSSAARTVSSGISKADESGFESFSLKQNYPNPFSAYTVIDFSIPESSPVSLVIYNSLGAEVLRVVDNELTAGQYHYELNTTSLPSGLYHCQLKSGGRVMTLKMFKK; encoded by the coding sequence ATGCTTTTAGCATTAATATTCTTTATGGCAGCGGGTACAGCTGTCGCTCAGAATTTTTCTGCTACATGGACGCAGGGGCAGCGCCTGGCTCCCGACTTCACAGGGACTTTAAAGGTATCCAATCATACGTCCTCAGCCGTTGAGGATTACTATGTTGAATTTGAACTTAACCCTTACTACTCTCAGGTTACCAGCTACTCCGGTACTATTTCATCACTTGGAAACAACCGGTATAAATGGACACCACCTTCATGGGGCGGAGGTACTGCGCTTGGAGCCAATGCTTCAGTGGATATATCGGTAAATGCCAAATATGCGGGTATTTCCATACCTCCCTTTAATGCCACCATGCATGGTTCAAACATCAGTGCGTCGGGGTTTGAGGTAGAGAATCTGAGCCCTTTATTCCCTTCTCCATGTGGCAAGCCCCAGTGTGCCCCGGCTTCAGGTTACGATCCGTCTAAAAAGATCATAGCCTATTACATATCCTGGGGTGTATATGGAAGGAATTTCCATGTACAAAATATCCGGGCAGATAGGATGACCCATATCAATTTTGCCTTTGCCAACATCAATCCTTCAACGTATCGTATTGTGGTAGGTGATGAGTTTGCCGACCTGCAAAAGGAAGGAGGCAGCTTTGACAAGCTTTACCAGTTAAAGCAGTACTATCCGCACCTGAAAACTTTGATATCCGTAGGTGGGTGGACATGGTCTACGCATTTCTACGAAGCTGCCGCTACAGCAGCCAACCGCAAGGCTTTTGCAGAGTCTGTCCGTGAATTTTTAGTAAAGTATAAATTTGACGGAGTAGACCTGGACTGGGAGTATCCCGGTGGTGGCGGCAATGACGCAGGAAAGGGCAGCCCTGAAGATGGAGTAAACTATACAAAACTTGTACAGGCCATCCGTGCCGAACTCGATGCCCAGCAGACCATTGATGGTAAATACTATTATATCACTGCAGCAGTAGGTGCCGGTACTTCAAAGATTGACGCGATGGATGTACCCGGTTTCTTTAATGTGGTAGATTGGGTCAACATTATGACGTATGATATGAATGGGGCATGGGCCAATTATACAGGGCATCATGCACCTCTGTACAACAGTGCCGGTGACGGGGTCGGCAACCACCCCGACGGTTCTCCGATCATTGATCCGAAATTTAACGTTAACTCTGCTATCATGCACTACATCAGTAAGGGAGCTCCTGCCAGCAAAATTACGGCAGGGCTACCCATTTACAGCAGGGAGTGGCGCAATGTGCAGGCCGGAGATTCTCACGGGCTTTATCAGCCTTCTACTGCCACTCAGCCGCCTCCGGGCTCCTGGGATGAACCAGGGCAGCCATCTGGTGTACATGATTACAAAGATCTTGTATCTGATTTTATCAATAAAAATGGTTATACACGGTACTGGGATGACGTGGCCAAAGCTCCTTACCTCTATAACCCTAATCAAATGGGCGGCCATTTTATCTCTTATGAAGACAATCAATCACTTGACTACAAAATTGATTATATTCATAGTAATAGCCTGGCCGGCGCTATGTATTGGGAATCTACACAGGATGTAGCTTCGGGATCTAACTCCCTTATTGACAAGATATATGATGGCATTATGGCTGGAGGCTGCTCCCCAAACTGTCCGAATAACCCACCGGTGGCGGGCATTTCAAGCCCTTCCAGTGGAAGCAGTTTCATACAGGGAACCGATATTACCATAACAGCCACAGCATCTGATGCGGATGGAGTAGTCTCAAAAGTAGAGTTTTATGCCGGACAGACTAAATTGGGTGAGGACCTTAGCTCACCTTACAGTTATACCTGGACCAATGCTCCTCTGGGATCGCATAGCCTTACAGTAGTGGCTACCGACGATGATAATGCACAAACTACTTCAGGAGCTGTAAGCATTACAGTAAATGAGCCAGGGTCAAATGAAGCTCCGTCAGTAGCCATAACAAGCCCGGCTGAAGGAACAGCCGTTTTAGAAGGTGCCGCTATCACTATCACGGCGGATGCATCTGATAATGACGGAAACGTAGTGCTTGTAGAGTTTTATGAAGATGGTAACAAACTGGGAGAAGACACCTCGGAGCCTTTTAGTTATACCTGGAATGGTGCAGCCGTGGGGGCCTATGGACTTACTGCAAAAGCCACTGATAATGAAGGAGCAGCAACTATTTCAGCTGTTGTTAACATAACCGTTGAGACATCCGGCGGAGGTGATTGCGGGGGCTTGCCGCAATACGTGGCCGGTACCAGCTACAATCAGGACCAGGAGGTGAAGAATCTGAATCAGAAATTCAGATGCAATGTACCCGGCTGGTGTTCGTCAAATGCGGCATGGGCTTACGAGCCCGGAGCAGGACAGCACTGGCAGGATGCCTGGTCGTTGCTGGGAGACTGTGGAGGTGGAGATCCTGATCCGGACAATGAGGCTCCTTCTGTTTCCATTACTTCACCTGCCAATGGAGCTGATTTCAATGAAGGCGACAATATTACCCTTACTGCTTCAGCCACCGATAGTGACGGTACCGTTGCCAAAGTGGAGTATTTTCATGGAAGCACTAAAATTGGTGAGGCAATATCTGCTCCATACACTGTCACATGGAGTAATGTAAGCGCCGGCTCTTATACGGTAACAGCCAGGGCCACTGACAATGACGGAGCCACTGGTACAAGCACAGCCATATCTGTTTCAGTAACTACTACAGGTGGTGGAGATTGCGGGGGCTTACCCGTATGGTCTGCTTCCGAGATATATACGGGAGGTGATCAGGTGCAGTACAATGGTACTAAATATCAGGCCAATTACTGGACTCAGAACAACAATCCGGCAGAATTTTCTGATCCATATGAACATTGGACTAATATAGGAGCATGCGGTAGTAGCGCTGCCAGAACAGTGTCCTCAGGAATTTCAAAAGCTGATGAGTCAGGATTTGAATCTTTCAGCCTAAAACAGAATTACCCAAATCCCTTTTCAGCATACACAGTCATCGATTTTTCTATCCCTGAAAGTTCACCGGTTAGTCTGGTGATTTACAACAGCCTTGGAGCGGAAGTGCTCCGGGTTGTGGATAACGAGTTAACTGCAGGACAGTATCACTATGAATTGAATACCACCAGCTTACCAAGCGGTTTATACCACTGTCAGTTAAAGTCAGGTGGGCGTGTAATGACCCTGAAAATGTTCAAAAAATAA
- a CDS encoding NAD(P)/FAD-dependent oxidoreductase, protein MEIAIIGGGAAGFFAAISAKQHHPDANVTIYEKSAKLLAKVKVSGGGRCNVTHACFNISQLAKFYPRGSKQLKKAFGTFSTQNTVTWFEQRGVKLKTEPDNRMFPVTDDSQTIIDCLIRETVKLGINIKQNFPVSGLHSVSKGYLLKGKDGLTAMAEKVIVTTGGSPKPEGFKWLEQLGHKIETPVPSLFTFNMPHEPIKKLMGLTANHVSVRVQGTKLKEEGPLLITHWGMSGPAILKLSAYGARVLHQLNYNFKIQVNWLGELTEADIQQILSEQAGNHTRKKLQNANPFNIPNRLWDFLLSKIELREDITWGELGKKGHNKLVNILINDIYEVQGKTTFKEEFVTCGGVSLQDIDFNTMQSRKMPGIYFAGEVLDIDGVTGGFNFQAAWTTGYIAGLLK, encoded by the coding sequence ATGGAAATAGCCATTATTGGCGGCGGTGCCGCGGGGTTTTTTGCAGCAATTTCAGCAAAGCAGCATCATCCGGATGCTAACGTTACCATCTATGAAAAGTCCGCTAAGCTATTAGCCAAAGTCAAAGTATCCGGTGGAGGGCGATGCAATGTAACCCATGCATGCTTTAACATTTCTCAACTGGCCAAATTTTATCCCAGAGGTTCAAAGCAGCTAAAAAAAGCCTTTGGTACATTTTCTACTCAAAATACAGTAACCTGGTTTGAGCAGCGGGGAGTAAAATTAAAAACCGAGCCTGATAACCGCATGTTTCCGGTTACCGACGACTCCCAGACGATTATTGATTGTCTTATCAGGGAAACAGTAAAGCTCGGCATAAACATAAAGCAGAACTTCCCGGTATCAGGCCTTCATTCGGTTTCAAAAGGCTATTTACTCAAAGGGAAGGATGGCCTGACTGCAATGGCTGAAAAGGTAATAGTCACTACAGGGGGCAGCCCCAAACCGGAAGGTTTTAAATGGCTGGAGCAACTGGGGCATAAAATTGAAACACCTGTACCGTCATTGTTTACTTTTAATATGCCTCACGAGCCGATAAAGAAGCTAATGGGGCTTACGGCAAACCATGTTTCAGTACGTGTGCAGGGCACGAAACTGAAAGAGGAAGGCCCTCTGCTCATCACTCACTGGGGTATGAGCGGACCGGCAATACTCAAGCTTTCTGCCTATGGAGCCAGAGTGCTTCACCAGCTCAATTACAATTTCAAGATCCAGGTCAACTGGCTGGGCGAATTGACTGAGGCAGATATACAGCAGATACTTTCAGAACAGGCAGGAAACCACACCCGGAAAAAGCTGCAAAATGCTAATCCGTTTAACATACCCAACAGGCTATGGGATTTCCTGCTTTCTAAAATTGAACTCAGAGAGGATATTACCTGGGGTGAGCTGGGTAAGAAGGGCCATAACAAACTGGTGAACATCCTCATCAATGATATCTACGAAGTACAGGGGAAAACTACTTTCAAAGAGGAGTTTGTAACATGCGGCGGGGTAAGCCTGCAGGATATTGATTTTAATACTATGCAAAGCCGGAAGATGCCGGGCATTTACTTCGCCGGAGAAGTGCTTGATATTGATGGTGTAACCGGTGGTTTTAACTTTCAGGCTGCCTGGACCACCGGCTATATTGCAGGGCTTTTGAAATGA